Below is a window of Streptomyces genisteinicus DNA.
GCCGAACGTCCGCATCAGCGCCCCGGGCGTGGTGCTCGTGCCGACCGGAGGCTCGTGGATCGCCAGCGTGGCGCGCACCAGGCTCTTGCCGGCGCCCCTGCTGCTCTTGGCCATGGGTGTTCCTCTCCGTCCGCTCTTCGCCGCCGCGCCGTCAGTCGGTGAATCCGTGGTGGGCGATCTCCAGGACCTCGGTGGCCACGGCAGGGCTCGCGGGGTCGAGGGTGGGTCCCTGCCAGCTGACGGGCAGGACGTCGATCAGCCCCCAGCGGGCGACCAGCGAGCCGTCCGCGCGCAGCGCGGAGATCTGGGCGGTGGGGCGCTTGATCCCCGTCTGCACGGACGAGATCCACTTGGCGACCTTGGCCGTGTCCGGGGTGAGCGGGCGGGTGAGCCGGATCGTGGAGAAGGTGACGCGGGTGGGGAGCTGCCACACGAATCCGTTGTTGCCCCCCTCCTGCCGGTGTTCGACCTCCACCTGGGACGACAGGCCGTCGCAGCCGTTGAAGCGGCCGAGGCTCTCGCCGTCGATGGTGAGGGCGAACCAGATGGTGGACCCGGGATCCTGGCGGGGCATCGGGGAGGGGCCTTTCTGTCGTTCTGCCGGGGTGGTGCGGCGGTGCGTGGTGCTGTGGCGTCGGGGTGGTGCGTGGTGCTGTGGTGCGTGGTGTTGCGGTACGGCGTTGTGGTGACGTGCGGTGCTGTGTGCGGTGCCGGGGGCGGGCCGGGCAGGTCGCACGGGTGCGGTGGGGGCCGTGTGCCGGTCGTCCGGAGGGGACGGCGCGGTCCGCCGGGCAGGTCAGCCGCGGGGGTCGCGGAGTCTGCCGATCCGCTCCCGGTCCATGCGCAGTTCGGTGCGCACGAGGCGGGTGACCCGGCCGACGATCCGGTGGACGAGCTCGTCGAGCTGGAAGTCGGTGAGCTCGCGCGGGTCGAACCCGCCGGCGGGCACCGCGGTGTACGGCGGCGGGTCCGGCTGCGCCGCCGCCCGGGGCAGCGGACGGTCGCCGCCGGTGGCCGGAGCCGCGGGCGGCTCGTACGGAGGCGGCGGGTCGGCCGGCGGGGCCGGCGCCCTGGGCGGCGTGCGGAAGCGCTCCAGCGAGGTGGCCACGGCGGCGGACGTGGCCGCGGCGAGCGCACCCACCGTCCGGCCCGAGGAGAAACCGGGCAGGCGCTGGACCGGGAGAGGGGACGCCGTGCCCGATGACGGCCCTGGCCCCCCTGCCTGAGGGAGCGTCAGCGGCTCCGCACGCGCGGGCGGGTCGAGCGGGGCGACCGGGAGCGGGCTGCCCGCGGCGGCCCCGGCCGGTCCGGCGGCCGAGGGCGAGCGCAGCGGGACCGCCCGTGCCGGGGTGGCCCGCTGCACCGGGGCGGCGACGGTACGGGGCGCGGCCGGTGGCGGTGGGGCCGCCGAGGAGGCCGGGGGCGTCGACGGGGTGACGGGCAGGGCGTCCGGGGACGGTGCCGCCGCGGGGAGCGGTGGTACGGCGGGCGTGGCGGCCCGCTGGACGGGCGGTGTCACGGCCCGCTGGACCGGGTGCCCGGCGGGGGCGGTGCCGGGCCGGGGTCCGGCCGACGGCGCGGGCCCGGCGGGGGTGTGGGGCCTGCGGTGCGCTCCGCCCGTGCCGGGTGCGGGCACGGGGGCGCCGAGCGGCGGGGCCTGGCGGGTGGGCGCGGGAGCCGTCCGGTCGGCGGGCCGCTCGGGCGCGGGGCCGGACACGGGGGCCCCGAGACCGGGGCGCGGAGGGAGCGAACTGCGTTGCACCGCCGCTGTGACGGGCCGTACGGGCACGGCGGTGGGCCGTGGGGTCCGCCCATTGTCCCCGGAGCCGGAGCCGGAGCCGGAGCCGGAGCCGGACACGGGGGCCGGGGGCCGCCCGGCGTCCTTGCCGCTCGGGCGCGCAGGAGCGAGCGGGACCGGGGCGGGTCCGGCGGGTGCGTCCCGCCGCGCGGGCGGGGGAGAGGCGGGCGCCGAGGACCGTTCGGCGGAGCGCTGGACCGGTGCCGCGCCCGGGCCCGACGGGGACGGTCCGGTGCCGGAGGCGTCACCACCGGGCGGGGCGGCGGCCGGGGCTCCGGGGCCGCTCACCGGGGAGGGCCGAGGGGAGGCGACGGGACGTGATCCCGGGGCCGTCGGGTCGAGCGGGCGCACGGCGTGCGGCGTGGCGGGCCCGGACGTGGGTGCGGCGCCGGAGGCGGGGCGGGGCGACGGCGTGGCGGTGGGCGAGACCGAGGCGCCCGGGCGCGGGGTGGCGCGCTGCACGGGAGGCGGTGCCGACGCCGGGGTCGCCTGCGGGGCGGTGCTGCCGGCTGCGGCCGGGAGGCCGGAGGAGCGGTCGCCCTGCGGGGCGTTGGCGCCGGGCCGGGTGGCCGGGCGGCCGGGCAGCGCCGCGGAGGGGTTCCCGCCCGGGGCGGTGGAGGAGCGGGCCGGGCCCTCGGGTGTGGCGCGTTGCACCGCCCGTGGTGCCGATGCCGGGTCCGCACCACGGGCCGTGGCGCCGGAACCGGGGCCGGCCGCGGGGGAGCGGCGGTCGGCAGCGGGCGCGGGCGGGCCGGGCGGGGTGCTCCGTACCGGGGGGCCGGATTCCGGCGCGGCGGTACGGGGCGCGGGCGCGTCGCCCGTCGGACGCGGCTCGGGCGACCCGGTGCCGGGGACGGCACGCTGCACCCGTACGCCGCTCGTGCCGGGCTGCTGCGGCGTCCCCCGGCCGGCCGGGGCGTCGGAAGGTCCGGAGGGCGGTACCGGTCCTCCCGCCTCCGGCGCTCCGGTGCGGGGCCCCGGTGTCCGCGGCCCCGCCCCGTGGGCGCCGGGGGTGGCCGTCCCGGACCGGGGCGACCCGGTGCGGGCGTCGCCGAAGGACGCACGGTCGCCGTGCGCCGCACCGGAGCCGGGTGTCGCGCGGTGCGCCGGGCGGGTGCCGGAGGACCCGGCGGGGGAGGGCCCGGTGCCGGACGCGGACCGCTGGACGGGGGACGCAGCTCCCGGCAGGTCCGGTGAACCGCTGCTCGGGGCGACGGAGTTGTGCGCGGCGCTCGACTGCGGGGGCTGGGCCCCGGTGGCGGGGGCCGCCGCTGTTCCGGCGCCGTTCCCGGACGCGGCGCGCTGCACGGTGCCGCCGGTGGCGGACGCGGACGAGGCGCCGCGGGGCGCCGAAGGGGGCGCGGGCGGCGTGCCGCCCGGTGCCCGGACGTCAGGTGCGGGTGCCGGGGACGCCGGGACGCCGCCCCGCACGGGCGCGCCGAGCGCGGTACGCCTGCCCGCGGAAGCCGTGCGGGCCGCGCCGCCCTGCCCGGACCGGGCGGCGGGACGATCACCGGTGCCCGCGGCAGGCTTCGGGCCGGGTGTGGTGCCGGGGCCTGACGGGGGAGCGGCCGCGTCGCCGCCTGCCGTCCGGCTCTCGCCGGCCGCGGCGCGCTGTACCGGCGCAAGGCTGCCGGCCGTCTCCGCCTGCGGCACCCGCGGGGCTCCGGCCGTCTCCGCGCGCCGTACCGGCGGGACTCCGCGGGCTGCCTCGGCCCGCTGCACGGGCGGGACCCCGCCGCCCGAGACCGCTGTCCGCGGCTCCGGCCGGACGCCAGGAACTCCCGGGACGCCCTCCGCCCCCGCGTCCCGCCGCTCCGGCGGAACGGCACCGTGCCGCCCGGCGACCGGCTCCGCCGGGTCGCCGTCGGCCGATGCGGCCGGCGCCGTCCGCGGGGTGTCCTGCGGACGGGCGGGGCCGCTCGCAGGACGGGCGGCGGGCAGCGCCCGCCGCTGCACGGCGGCGGGCACGGCCGGGGCGTCGACCAGAGGACGGTGGACGCGGCGCGGAACGGCGGAGGCGGGAGTCACCCGTACGCCGCCGCCCGACGACCGCGCCGTGGCCGCGGACGAGGGCGGCGCGTCGGCCCCCGCCGCACGCGAGCGCTGCACGACGGGCGTCGAAACGACCGGCGCCGAAACGCCAGGCGTCGGAACAGCCGGCGCCGAAACGGCAGTTCGTGCGCCCGCGCGCACGGCAGGGGCCCCGGCGCCGGACGCGCCGGACGCGCCGGGCGTCGACGTCGGCAGGGCGCGGAGCGGCGCCACCGGCATCCGCTGCACGGCCGGCCCGCCGCCCGGCGCGGCCGACTGGAGCCGGGGCGCGCGGCGTTCGAGGCCCGTGACCGGCCCCGCGGGGCCGGCGAGCGTGGCCGAATCGCCGAGCGCGCCGGGGAGCAGCCCCGAGGAGGGGCCGAGGACCGCCGGGGACGGCGCCCGGCTGAACGACGGGTTCTGCCAGGTCGGCAGCCGCCCGCCGAACGCGGCGTCCGCGACGCCCGTGGGACCGTCACCCGTCGTGCGCCGGATCGGCGCCAGGCCGGTCCAGGCCGCGGACGCCGTCGCCACCCCGCCGCGGGAGGAGGCGCCGTCCCCGGCGGAGGACGTGCCGTCCCCGCCGGGGAGCAGGTCGTCCGTACCGCCCGGGGAGTCCGGCGGGGCGGTGGAACCGGTCGGTTCCACCGCCCCGCCGGACCGCCGCCCGCGGAACCGGTCCAGGAATGCCACCGTTCAGCCCTCCGTCGCGCCGCGCGTCACGAGGGACGCGATCTGCTCGGTGTACCGGCGCCGGTCCTGGTGCTCCAGGTCGAGGATCGCGTCCAGGCCCCAGTGGAAGTGGTAGGCGACGTACGCGATCTCCTCGTGCAGCCGGTCGGTCGCGTACGTCACGATTCCCCCAGGCGGCTCCCGCCGAGCTCCACCTCGAACGGCTCCGAGCAGTGCGGGCACCGCACGGCCGCGCGGGTGTGGCCCTCCGCGTTGATCTGCCGGTAGAAGTCCTGGAGGAACGCCAGGTCGGACGCGAACATGTTCTCCACGATGCCGTCGTGCACCATCGTCAGCGTGCCCAGGCGGGTGATGACCCGGCCGAGGAGCACCACCGACAGGTAGGCCGGGTTCTCCTGCACCCGCACGTCCCGCAGCGGGACGAGTTCGTCCCGTGCCGTCGACAGGCGCATCACCCCGTCGCGGTGCACGGTGCCGGAGTCGTCGACGTATCCGCGCGGCAGCTCGAAGGCGAACTCGGTCTGGAGCGACTGGCGGGGCAGCACGTCGGCGTGCGCCGCGTCGGGCGCCCGGTCGGCGGAGGAAGCGGCGGCGGAAGCGGTCCGGGGGAAGTCCGCCCCCGCCGCCGCGATCGGGGATGCCGCGGCGGCCGGGGACTTGGCAGCCGAACGCCGCATTACTCGATGACCAGTTCTTCGAACACGATGGTCACGGTCTCGGTCAGGGCCGCGGCCTCGCCGGCCTTCACCGTGCTGGTGTCGATCTTGCTGCACCAGGCGTTGCGCAGGTTGTAGCGCTTCACCGGGTTGTCCTGGAAGTCCATCATGATGATGGAGGCGTTCTTGCGGGCGGTGCTCATCTGCCCGCGGATCGAGTCGTTGATCCACTGCGTGAACGACGCCGACTGCGTCATGCCGCGGACGACGGTGCACTGGCCGTTCTTCTGCACACCCGGCAGCAGCGCCACTTCCGCCCGGCCCTGGGCGCTGTTCTGCTGGTAGGTGATGACGTCCTGTTCGAGGGTGAGGCCGCTGACCTCGGCGAGGTACTCGACCATCACTCCGTCGATCTGGAGGCCGAAGTTGTGTGACGTGAGGGCGTCACCCGGCTGGAGACTCATGTGTTCGCTGTCCTTCTGAAGACGTGGGGCGGGG
It encodes the following:
- a CDS encoding phage tail protein — encoded protein: MSLQPGDALTSHNFGLQIDGVMVEYLAEVSGLTLEQDVITYQQNSAQGRAEVALLPGVQKNGQCTVVRGMTQSASFTQWINDSIRGQMSTARKNASIIMMDFQDNPVKRYNLRNAWCSKIDTSTVKAGEAAALTETVTIVFEELVIE
- a CDS encoding phage tail protein, with amino-acid sequence MPRQDPGSTIWFALTIDGESLGRFNGCDGLSSQVEVEHRQEGGNNGFVWQLPTRVTFSTIRLTRPLTPDTAKVAKWISSVQTGIKRPTAQISALRADGSLVARWGLIDVLPVSWQGPTLDPASPAVATEVLEIAHHGFTD
- a CDS encoding DUF6760 family protein, producing the protein MTYATDRLHEEIAYVAYHFHWGLDAILDLEHQDRRRYTEQIASLVTRGATEG